The following DNA comes from Camelina sativa cultivar DH55 chromosome 14, Cs, whole genome shotgun sequence.
NNNNNNNNNNNNNNNNNNNNNNNNNNNNNNNNNNNNNNNNNNNNNNNNNNNNNNNNNNNNNNNNNNNNNNNNNNNNNNNNNNNNNNNNNNNNNNNNNNNNNNNNNNNNNNNNNNNNNNNNNNNNNNNNNNNNNNNNNNNNNNNNNNNNNNNNNNNNNNNNNNNNNNNNNNNNNNNNNNNNNNNNNNNNNNNNNNNNNNNNNNNNNNNNNNNNNNNNNNNNNNNNAGCTGTCATGGACTGACCCATCCCACCACCAAACCCACCAGCACCTCCAATACTTGGGTTGCTGTTGTTCACTTGGCCATTCATCAGCAGAACACCAGAGCTATTTACATTAGCTGCCTTCCCATCATTCCCGAAAGACCCATGCCCAACCATGCTTCCTCCTGAACTATTATGAGCTTGGTTGTTCATCAGGATTTCATTTAGTATCTTCTGAACCGAGCTAGACTCGTTTGCATCAACCTCACCCGCCTGCTGCATTGCTGATGAGTTTGTGGAACCCATGTGATTAACAGATGGTATCCCGTTTTGAGAGGGATTATTGTTATTAGATGAAGATGTTGGAGACTGAAATGTTGGCAGGTTGTGTTGTTGCTGCGATGATGCCACCATGGTACCTGAGGAACTAGGTGACGGCATCTGAACAGAGTTTCCTCCATACGGACTGTTTGGAGGATTGTAGGCAGCATTCTGATGTCTTGCCTTCATTGAATTCTGGTGGATGAGTCCTGCGATGCTGTTGGTGGAGGTGGAGGCAGAAGCTGCATTGAAGGCATAATTTACACCATTGCTGGGATTTCCCTGCATTAGTGTCACCTGCCTATTACTTGAATCACTGTTTGCATTCTGGGCAACTgtttgctgttgctgttgctgctgctgctgctgctgttgctgttgctgttgctgctgctgctgatgctgCTGCCTTAGTTGTTCACTGGGTTGCTGAGGAGAAGGACCAGGCAAGCCAGATGAAGGGCCTGTTCTCCGTGGAAACTTGGCTAAACTTTCTGTACCAAATAGAAAATCACGGAAAAGGAATTAGATGctataagaagaaaaacaccAAATACTTTGTCAGGAGGTCACATTAACTTACCGATTGGTCCTGTTCTTGTTTCTCTGCTATAATCTATCAAGTCCTTCATACTATTTACCACCTCCGAGATCTCCAATATTgcaaaaaatcaataatatgcATTGGCAGACATGGTCACAGGGCCAGGGTTATTACAAaggttgatttaattatttcatCATGGATATCCCTTTCAAAGCAGAGCGTCCAGGGAATGCAAGTATCTTAAGTTTTATGCAAGACTGCAGAGATGCAATAGGGTTTGATTCATATCGGGACATTCTTTCATATACCTGCAAACACCGAACATATCTCTTTGTGTATCCCAAATCATTCACGAGTGGTACTTCTAGGGCCTTTGCCAATTGTCTAGCAGATGCAACAAACCTGCAGAACAGTTGCAGCACATCAGACATCACCAATTAAAAGTCTTGAGTTACATCAATCTAACAACAAAAGAGAGGAGAAGTTTACATGTTGCAATTATTTTGTAACTCCGGAAGAGCAGAATCTGTTGTTGCATTTTGAGCGGCTTGCTGATATTTCTGAGCTGCCGATCCAAGCTGACTAACCTGAACgtgtatacaaaaaaaaaagagctaatTACCTAAGCCGTTTAACTGATTTTGCTGTATATTCTACTACTATTTGGAAACCACAAAAAGAGGAAAGGGAAAAGTGATGATTTCGCAAACAAAAGCAGATAGAATAATATTAAGACAGTATTTCCAATTTTGTGCTAAAAGGAAAGGTCGCATCTTCAAAATAACTATCTGCCAGAGCAAAAACTTCCTGTCACACAACATATGTACTGAAAACAACATAGGCCTCTTTACAGACTAGGTATATCAGTTTGTTATAAACATAAACCCATACGATGCAGGAAAGATGGTTAATCTTTCTTGAAGTTACCTGTGGTATCAAAAGCCTTCGTGGAATCAGCTCTTCATGCCGCCGAGCACAAAATTCCCAAGAGAATATCTGAGGAGGAACTTACAAGAATGAAGggattggagaaaaaaataatggtaTCATAATTTGCTGTGAGAGAAAAGAGTTGTTTGAAGAACCTTAAGATCTGGAGAGAATACTATTCGAAGTTGGCCATCACGAACAACTCGAAGATGCTCAAATACACTCTCTTGTGTTGCTTTTGCGTACTCCAACACAATTTGACCAGATGAATTCTGAGATTCCCTTGGCATATCGACATATAAAAGTTCTTCCAAAGTGCCACTTTCATACTTTATCTTAAAAAGCCGCGGGAGGACTTCGGCGGTTGCCTCTAAACAATGAAAGAGTCAAAGACACAAAAGATGAGcaactaaaaaaacaagttatattCCAAAACAACGCAAGCAGTCAAGCACTGATTATCTAAATAACATACCAAAACCACGTCCAGGCTTTCGGTTACATATCTCACAGTGCCACACATCCTGCaatgtttgttaaataaaatatccATGTAAAGAAGTATAACATGAAACAAGTACCTAACTGACTAAAACAACTGGCTCAGTTGCATGAA
Coding sequences within:
- the LOC104742146 gene encoding transcriptional corepressor SEUSS-like (The sequence of the model RefSeq protein was modified relative to this genomic sequence to represent the inferred CDS: added 150 bases not found in genome assembly), which gives rise to MVPSEPPNPVGSGESVPPSILGGQGGAPLPSQPAFPSLVSPRNQFGNNMSMSMLGNAPNISSLLNNQSFVNDIPGSVISMDTSGAESDPLSSVGFSGLSSFNAPSMVSPRSSGQVQGQQFSNVSSNQLLAEQQRNKKMEPQNFQHGQQHSMQQQQQQQFSAVRGGGLAGVGPVKLEPGQVSNDQQHGQVQQPQQKMLRNLGSVKLEPQQLQAMRNLAQVKMEPQHSEQSLFLQQQQRQQQQQQQQQQFLQMPGQSPQAQMNIFHQQRLMQLQQQQLLKSMPQQRPQLPQQFQQQSLPLRPPLKPVYEPGMGAQRLTQYMYRQQHRPEDNNIEFWRKFVAEYFAPNAKKRWCVSMYGSGRQTTGVFPQDVWHCEICNRKPGRGFEATAEVLPRLFKIKYESGTLEELLYVDMPRESQNSSGQIVLEYAKATQESVFEHLRVVRDGQLRIVFSPDLKIFSWEFCARRHEELIPRRLLIPQVSQLGSAAQKYQQAAQNATTDSALPELQNNCNMFVASARQLAKALEVPLVNDLGYTKRYVRCLQISEVVNSMKDLIDYSRETRTGPIESLAKFPRRTGPSSGLPGPSPQQPSEQLRQQHQQQQQQQQQQQQQQQQQQQQTVAQNANSDSSNRQVTLMQGNPSNGVNYAFNAASASTSTNSIAGLIHQNSMKARHQNAAYNPPNSPYGGNSVQMPSPSSSGTMVASSQQQHNLPTFQSPTSSSNNNNPSQNGIPSVNHMGSTNSSAMQQAGEVDANESSSVQKILNEILMNNQAHNSSGGSMVGHGSFGNDGKAANVNSSGVLLMNGQVNNSNPSIGGAGGFGGGMGQSMTANGMNNMNGNNSLMNGRVGMMVRDPNGQQDLGNQLLGAVNGFNNFQCDWNA